The nucleotide sequence TGCCAACGTTTGATGTCTTTACTGATTTTCGCCAACTTCCCTTTTGAATTTCCAGTGGTGCTTGGAAGGACTCCTCTTTCAAACAGTACAACTTCGCTGCTACTGGTCAACCTACCGATGGAGGTGCTTTACatccgttgttgaaagtCAGAGAGGAATTCAGGAATATCTTTTTCGACATGGGGTGAGTTATCGCACTCCATTGCAAAGCACCTGCTGAAATGCTCACAATGGTGATGTTGTCTTTGAACAGTTTCACTGAAATGCCCACCAACCGGTTCGTGGAATCTGCCTTCTGGAATTTCGACGCTATGTTTGTGCCCCAACAACATCCTGCCAGAGAGATGCAGGATACCTTCTATGTGAAAGGTGGGTTGAGCATTCCTATATTTACCACATCATCAGTAATTTAGCAAACTTATCGAGAGGCTGATGTTTTGCAACGTACATTTCCTTGTAGACCCCGTTAAGGCCCTTCAACCAGATCCAGAGTATTACGAAAGGGTTCGAAAGATCCacgaagaaggtggatatggatctATAGGTTACAGAGCACCTTTctcaagggaagaaagtgaaaaatTAGTGTTGAGGACGCACACCACTGCCGTATCGACTGCCATGTTGTATGAATTGGCGAATCAGAAAGGTGGTTTCAAACCTGCCAAGATGTACAGTATTGATAGAGTATTCAGGTGCGTTGTTAACtgcttcttcaccttggAAATCAAAGCTGACGATCATTGGTTTGATAGAAACGAGACTGCCGATGCTACCCATTTGGCGGAGTTCCATCAGGTTGAAGGTGTAGTGGCTGATTATAACATCACGTTGGGTAATTTGATTGGTGAGTGCAATCTACCCCTTGAGATCTCTTCACCAAAGTGTGAGACGTGATCACCCCTGGTACGCGCCCAAGAACACCTTTCTCAGATCTCATGGCTAATGATTATTTATTTTCTGTTGTAGCTTTCATGCAAGAATTCTTTGCCAAGACTGGTAACCATAAACTCCGATTCAAACCTGCTTACAACCCTTACACCGAGGTGGGTTTCTTTGGCAATTCCGCTGGATGCAGAAGGgatctcatcagctgaccCTCGTTCCGTTCATAGCCAAGTATGGAAGTTTTCTCATGGCATGAAGGTTTAGGAAAATGGATTGAAATTGCTAATGTGAGTATCGCTTTTGGGTTTTCCCCGTCCCCCACCTCAGGGTATTCTCCATTCTCCTGTATGTTCTCAGAGTATACGTGTTGACGTTTGTAATGGTATTTACCATGATCAGTCTGGTATTTTCCGACCCGAGATGTTGGAACCCATGGGTCTGCCCAAAGGAGTCAGAGTATTGGGATGGGGTATGTCGTTAGAGAGACCAACGATGATCAAATACAAGATATCCGATATAAGGACTTTGGTGGGACACAAGACTGATTTGGATcaagtcaagaagagacCGGCCGTAAGActggagaaaggtgatgattaGGTTTTGCTCCGgtataatcatcatcgtgTGACCGGTGAAGGAAGGTTCTTTATGCATATATAGATCTGACAAAGGATATTTTTTTTCCGACTCCGTCGTGAGAAAATCGTTTCTTACTCCTTCGCACGAGATGTTCTTATTCTCGTGTTGTCCGACGAAGAGTATCCTGCCAATCACGCAAAGTTGACACTAGGAGATTGGATGTTTGACAAACCCTGATACTGCAACTGCGTCCGGAGTTCGGGAGGGAGGGAATCGAACCAGTACAGGTAACGAAATGAGCTAGAGGAATGTCCATGCCCGAGAAGAATATGATTGTGAGACATCTTATGTATATCAACATGTGAGCAGAGCATGACGCGCAGGctagaaagagagagagagaccAGAGCCAGTGATGAAGATTCCAGCGGTGAAAGAGAATCAAGGAATAACGTAAAGCTTATTCCTGGACCTGAAACCATTGATACGAACATAGAAAATCAGCAACAACGATTCCATTGTGTGAgcagaatcatcatcctcatgaGATACAAGAGAAGTCATCTTTCACAGCAGCAGCGATAACCCTGGCAGAAGAAGGGTAAGACGAAAGACAACCATCGAGAGTAACGGACATCACATAGATACTAGGTATACGAGTACAGAAAGCTCAACGCGACTGGAAGAAAGAAACACGACGTGCTTGATATATACCTACCTATACCTCTCGGGGTAGCAATCAGATGAACAACAGATCTAACATATCTTTCTTTGGtcgctttcttctccatcttccagaGAAGACATAGGAACGAGCGTGATAAGTTCGCACATGGATCACACCACCACCATGATCGGTCTACCATACCTCACCAAACGTATCATCGTACGAAGTTTTCTCATAACTTTCGGTATAATGGCTCTATTCATCATTTCGTCCAATATAATCGATGATCAGGGCTACGAACATCAGCGTCAACGTGCCAAGAGTCCCACTGCCAGTCCCTACGTGGGGAATCCTGGAGGAGGGTGGTTCAAGTCACCCAACAAATGGTCGATATCGAATGGAATGAAAGATCTCATACAAGCTGGTAAATGGAGGAACAACATGCAAGGTGATATGCTGATAGATCTCGATGGAGGGTTCGAAGGGAGATATAGCAGCTATGAGGATGTAGAGAATGTAGAAGGGAGAGATGGTTGGGTGGATCTGGAATGGGAATTGGTTGTGACAAACTATGAAGGGGGTGAGTCATAGATATGGCCATGACTACGCTAGTGGAGgatgacgttgatgatggatatgtgACCTTGGCAGGGACACCAGGATATCAAGTCTTCTCTAACATGTACCTCATTAACTCCGTCTTGACCTCTGTAGTCCCCTCGGACGCAAGTCAGATAATCGAATTACCTacggatgacgaagatgcCTATCAGATGGATCTGGAAATCCAAGAACAAATGTCAAACAAACCGAAACGTAATCCCTTTCCCGAGGTGAAACATATCTTGTCgagtgagaagagaggtcAAGGTGCAGATGAAGGTAGATGGAAGATCGTTGATCAGGATGtgggaagggatgagattggTAAGAAAGGATATAAATTGGGAGGAGTTACTGTAAGTGAGGAATCCTTTCAGGACGAGCTCTTACTCTCGAAGGTTGACAATCTCGAATTGCCATCGCATCTGGGAGACATATGATTTGGAGAACAGCTAATCCGACTGAATTCATAGTACATCTTCAATGACCCTCCGGGACCTGATGGATATTTAGGTGAGTATACATCATCCTCTGCGTTCTACCAACCATCCTAAGCTGACGGTCGTACCTGTTTCCAGTCTATTTCAGGTGCGCTTCTTCATGGATACCGATTGATCAATAGGCTGATCTACCTCACTGTCATTAGACATTTCGTTCTTGAAGCTTTCTTGGGGGCTACCAGAGTATTAGCGTCCACCATGCCATATTCAATGTCCAAACCTGTACCCAAGCGGGTATGGTTCCCCCGTTGTGGTGCAGATCCCAGTTGGAGGGATGATCGAGGCGACAGTGGgtttctcatccttttcacTGTTATAGACGCAAGCTAACATCAAGATCCATCAGATGCCTGGTTCCTCGCTCATGCCTTACCGTCTGTATCGATAGAGGACAAGCAAGGCTGGGAAGATAGGAATACCGCCGGATTGCCGTTATTACTTGAGAAAGTAGTGATCGTCGACCGATGTGAGTTGCATAGACAATCAGAAATACCTTGAATTAATCTCAAATCACGCGATAGGGGCAGCACATGCTTCAGGTGGAGAAGTGGGTAAATGGGGAAAGGTGAGgtctcttctttctttccatctcttccatcagACTGTTCGACTGACTATCCACCAAACGTTCATGTTTTTTAGATGAACGCCCTTATACCCTCCATCTCGGCCACTCGATCATTCTGGGATTCCGTTCGATCCAACGTCATGCGTTCTCTgggtgttgatgatcactCGGAGGTCGGATCGAGGGGATTGCCCGTTATAGTCTATGTGGATAGGCAGGTGAGTCTTGTTTTGGCCTTAACGGATAATGGCACTGACGATATAATACTTTCAGAAAGAAAACCCTAAGATGAAACAATCCGATCACGATGCTTTGGTAGAAGGATTAATGAGCTTGACGAACATTGCTGAAGTCCACGTAGCTAGACTGTCAGCTATGAGCAAAGCACGTCAGGTCGATCTCGTGGGAAGAGCCCAGGTATGTTCGAGCCGTCTCTCTCTTCCGTGCGGCTGTCCCTCTTGATATGCTAAACACCCGTACTTGACCAGGTCCTCGTATCTTTACATGGTGACGAACTATTCAACACCCTCTGGATGCCACCAAGAGAAGATTCTCTGGTGATTGAGTTGTTCGAAGATGGTGGTTTCATACGTAAGGCATAATTGATTCTGCTCTGAACGATGGTCCAGGAACTAACTAGTTCTCACATTCTGTAGGTGACTTTGAACTGCTAGCCACAGGCTTGAACCATAAATACATAGCCGTGCAGGGGGATCAGGTGTTGATGGAGGAGAAATGGAGAGAAACTGGTGCTACcaaaggtgatgagagggatagagTGAGTTCAATCTTTTCCTACAAGGGATAAGATTACCGTGATATCTGTTGGACCGTGGCTGATCTTGAAGTACCTTTAGGGTGAGATAAGTATAAACACAGAGCTGGTAGTCAGATTGATAGAAGAATCACTTGGATCGGATCCCGAGCTGGAATCGGACTCGATAGCTGGAAAATAGATGAGAGAAGTCTCGAACACAGATTACTGTAGTGATTATTTTTCTGCCTTTTGGGAAACATTGGATATACACTGTATCATAGTAGCATGTGGGGGTTTTCAGTACTTGAACTGCCACGATCCTGGATCAAGGTTCTTGATGTGTTGGtgcatatatcatctacacGAGGATGACACGATGACGAGTAAGGGTTGTCGACTTCTATTTTAGGGTTACTCATGTACAGTGAAATGGAGTTCTCCTTATTCGCATACTCATTTCGATCCACACATCATCTTGTTGCATTGAGATATCTACTTGACCAAGATAAAATAATGGGTCCGAAAAGAAAACGCAGCAGACGttctaccaccacctcctcggTGTATAATCGAGAAGATGCGGATTTGGAGCTGTCCAGTAACGATAATACGATCTTCAAGGTGGATTCATTCTACCTAAAGGCTCACAGGTGGGTCTACAAATCATTGATATGAAGTTGTCGCTGAAAGATCATTCATCAGTGAGGTATTCCGCAATATGTTCACCGATCAATTATTCACCAATTCGGCTATCCCTATCGATCTCTCATCCAAAGATCTGACATGCCTACTTGACATAATGGTCAGTGGTGAACCGCCCAAAAAAGCTTTATCACTCAAACAGGTCAAGACGCTTTACGCATTCTGCGATCAATATGAATGTCCATTCGTTCATCAATTGATGATATCACAATTCAAGGAAGTGGCAGATACCGAACCTTGGGATACGTTCATACTGGCAAGAACATAAAGATGTCGATTTGGCCAGATATGCTATAGAATCGATTGCTAAATTCAAGGATAAGCATTTGATCTCAGCTGGTAACATGCCACTTAGCATGGCCGAGACAATCGACCTACCGTTCTTGTTACCTTTATTGGAACAAGTGCAGGTTCACTCTGCGCAAATCT is from Kwoniella botswanensis chromosome 2, complete sequence and encodes:
- a CDS encoding phenylalanine-tRNA ligase, alpha subunit, translated to MSTPSPESIQSLFLQTLSANGSIPDSRELVVDGRALNTPEDQGAVRGVLDSLQSKEMIEYKQITTTSFTLTEEGKTINENGSHEIRVWKVLPVKGQGEPVTVQELQKLVGPDAKVGQSRAFKNKWIAKDGAGFVRAVEAPSDETADQLREINEKGDHAGGESVTKELQKRKLIQPKKHIHYSVTKGSNFSTEVKQLETDLTADMLQSGAWKDSSFKQYNFAATGQPTDGGALHPLLKVREEFRNIFFDMGFTEMPTNRFVESAFWNFDAMFVPQQHPAREMQDTFYVKDPVKALQPDPEYYERVRKIHEEGGYGSIGYRAPFSREESEKLVLRTHTTAVSTAMLYELANQKGGFKPAKMYSIDRVFRNETADATHLAEFHQVEGVVADYNITLGNLIAFMQEFFAKTGNHKLRFKPAYNPYTEPSMEVFSWHEGLGKWIEIANSGIFRPEMLEPMGLPKGVRVLGWGMSLERPTMIKYKISDIRTLVGHKTDLDQVKKRPAVRLEKGDD